A stretch of Megalobrama amblycephala isolate DHTTF-2021 linkage group LG14, ASM1881202v1, whole genome shotgun sequence DNA encodes these proteins:
- the rint1 gene encoding RAD50-interacting protein 1 — MAAPMMEHNNHSSNDFSHLKRTDSSKSESPSEDGNLTDDVFELVQKEIGGDLKSLKKVSGLLEKLTLENKQLEEQVLTVSSSVPLRVSAALSTAEESRVKLESLLEKERLLSNTLQQHLQGSQVWADSIGQVLGQLDTLERHMKYLQCLARIEELSDSIQQYLMTNSVWDAVGAVDRMASLDMGLRESGCSHLQDFLRDTLRFWHKILKDKLASDFEEVLTQFHWPFISPPTQTLSPPANAQEINSQLELLVSQLLSLQTSDDLISEKKETPSHPGQSQTPPLSLPIQIMLLPLSKRFRYHFTGNRQTNNLSKPEWHLTQVLIWMGNSSNFMDEKIQPILDRAGAKVNAKVELCRGLLTLAQEKLAHDAPRLLYDDALFCHLVDEVLQFEKELRSTHGYPRSYPGVLHILLEETVFQKWLSVERKMAVEKVDAMLSAEGAWSSQYKDITDVDELKAPDCAETFMTLLLVITERYRSLPCPRAQLNFLALQKELVDDFRIRLTQVMKEESRQPLSPRYCAILNAANYISTVLSDWGDNIFFLQLQQAAVSVGEEILGPLGATETGRLASLEGSLFEALLALLERLRGDMLGRLLDAVMRDVKEKAQSYCKDRWISLPSQSDQATMSLSSSACPMMLCLRDHLLQLQQMLCLPLFQMFWQGLAERLDCFIYEELILYNHFNEGGAAQLQYDMTRNLFPLFGHYCKRPENFFKHVKEACIILTLKVGPALLLCDVLKQSEEDDYLLTHQQPSPESALNELGVYKLAPSDAQILLNLRSAWLNQ; from the exons ATGGCAGCGCCTATGATGGAGCATAACAACCACAGCAGCAATGATTTTTCTCATCTTAAACGTACAGATAGCAGTAAATCCGAATCTCCATCAGAAGATGGAAACCTGACAGATGATGTATTTGAACTTGTACAGAAAGAGATAGGTGGAGATCTTAAGTCGCTAAAGAAGGTGTCAGGGCTTTTGGAGAAATTGACATTAGAGAACAAGCAGCTGGAGGAGCAG GTGCTGACTGTGTCCTCTTCAGTGCCGTTGCGTGTGTCCGCTGCTCTATCCACAGCAGAGGAATCTCGAGTGAAGCTGGAGTCTTTACTTGAGAAGGAGAGACTTTTGTCAAACACTTTGCAGCAGCATCTGCAGGGCTCACAGGTCTGGGCTGACAGCATTGGGCAGGTCTTGGGTCAGCTTGACACATTAGAGAGGCATATGAAATACCTGCAGTGTCTGGCTCGTATTGAGGAGCTCAG TGACAGTATCCAGCAGTACCTGATGACCAATAGTGTGTGGGATGCGGTGGGTGCAGTAGACCGTATGGCCTCTCTGGATATGGGTTTGCGGGAGTCAGGCTGTAGCCACCTGCAGGATTTCCTCAGAGACACACTTCGCTTTTGGCATAAGATCCTTAAAGACAAACTGGCCAG TGATTTTGAGGAAGTCCTGACGCAGTTCCACTGGCCGTTCATTTCGCCCCCAACGCAGACCCTCTCACCCCCAGCCAATGCACAGGAGATCAACAGCCAGCTGGAGCTACTGGTCTCCCAACTTCTCTCTCTTCAGACCTC CGATGACCTTATATCAGAGAAGAAAGAAACACCATCTCATCCCGGACAGTCCCAGACTCCTCCACTCTCGTTGCCCATTCAGATCATGCTGCTTCCCCTCAGTAAGAGGTTCAGGTATCACTTCACTGGAAACCGCCAGACCAACAATTTAAGCAAG CCAGAGTGGCATTTGACCCAAGTCCTCATTTGGATGGGAAACAGCTCCAACTTTATGGACGAGAAGATTCAGCCTATATTGGATCGTGCTGGGGCCAAAGTTAACGCTAAG GTGGAGTTGTGCAGAGGACTCCTGACTCTGGCACAGGAGAAGTTAGCTCACGACGCTCCTCGATTGCTCTACGATGATGCTCTCTTCTGCCACCTAGTGGATGAGGTGCTGCAGTTTGAAAAAGAGCTCCGCAGCACACACGGTTACCCGCGCTCCTACCCCGGCGTCTTGCACATACTACTGGAGGAGACCGTGTTCCAGAAGTGGCTCAGTGTGGAGAGAAAAA tggctgtgGAAAAAGTGGACGCCATGCTGTCTGCAGAGGGAGCCTGGAGCTCTCAGTACAAGGACATCACCGATGTGGACGAGCTCAAAGCACCAGATTGTGCAGAGACCTTCATGACCCTTCTTCTGGTCATCACAG AACGGTACCGCTCTCTGCCATGCCCGCGGGCTCAACTCAACTTCCTGGCTTTGCAAAAGGAGCTGGTGGATGATTTCCGTATCCGCCTCACGCAGGTCATGAAAGAAGAGTCCCGACAGCCGCTGAGCCCCCGCTACTGCGCCATCCTCAACGCTGCCAACTACATCTCCACTGTTCTCAGTGACTGGGGGGACAATATT TTCTTCTTGCAGTTGCAGCAGGCGGCGGTGTCAGTGGGAGAGGAGATCCTAGGTCCTCTAGGGGCCACGGAGACGGGGCGACTGGCCTCTCTGGAGGGATCTTTGTTTGAGGCCCTATTGGCCCTGCTGGAGAGGCTACGAGGAGACATGCTGGGACGATTACTAGATGCAGTCATGAGAGACGTCAAGGAGAAGGCACAATCATACTGCAAGGACAG GTGGATCTCCTTGCCATCACAAAGCGACCAAGCCACTATGTCACTATCCAGCTCTGCATGTCCCATGATGCTTTGTCTGCGGGATCACCTGCTCCAGCTGCAGCAGATGTTGTGTCTTCCTCTTTTTCAGATGTTCTGGCAGGGCCTCGCAGAGAGGCTCGACTGCTTCATCTACGAAGAG TTGATCCTGTATAACCATTTCAATGAAGGCGGAGCTGCACAGCTTCAATACGATATGACCAGAAACCTCTTCCCTCTGTTTGGACACTACTGCAAGAGACCTGAAAACTTCTTCAAACA TGTGAAGGAGGCCTGCATCATCCTGACTCTTAAGGTCGGCCCAGCGTTGTTGTTGTGTGATGTGCTGAAGCAGTCAGAGGAAGACGATTACCTTCTGACCCATCAGCAGCCCAGTCCAGAGTCAGCTCTCAATGAGCTGGGAGTCTACAAGCTGGCTCCCAGTGATGCGCAGATCCTTCTCAACCTCCGCTCAGCCTGGCTCAACCAATGA